Proteins found in one Serratia plymuthica genomic segment:
- the umuD gene encoding translesion error-prone DNA polymerase V autoproteolytic subunit, which translates to MLLISPSEDNKTTPALPLFADPVACGFPSPAQDYVEARLDIGKLLVRHPNATYFVRASGDSMVDGNIKDGDLLIVDSSLRAEHGNIVIAAIDGEFTVKKLQRHPDLRLLPMNPAYPPIVFGDEDALEIFGVVTFIVYAAV; encoded by the coding sequence ATGTTGCTCATTTCCCCTTCCGAAGACAATAAAACCACGCCGGCATTGCCGCTGTTTGCCGATCCCGTGGCTTGCGGTTTCCCTTCTCCGGCGCAGGATTATGTGGAGGCCCGGCTGGATATCGGCAAACTGCTGGTGCGGCACCCCAACGCCACTTACTTTGTGCGTGCCAGCGGCGATTCGATGGTCGACGGCAACATCAAAGATGGCGATCTGCTGATCGTCGACAGTTCACTGCGGGCGGAGCACGGTAACATTGTCATCGCCGCCATCGACGGCGAGTTCACGGTGAAGAAGCTGCAGCGCCATCCCGATCTGCGGCTGTTGCCGATGAACCCGGCCTATCCGCCGATCGTCTTCGGTGACGAAGACGCGCTGGAGATCTTCGGCGTGGTCACCTTTATTGTCTATGCTGCGGTGTGA
- a CDS encoding response regulator transcription factor: protein MEHVVYVVDDDHSVRQSIVRLLHSAGYSAVDFDCAEAFLSHAFPAIPGCIILDMRMPSGDGFAVTDALKANGREMPVIFLTGYGTIPLSVQAMKAGAHEFLTKPVASDDLLKAVEEALSLATENSDQLREHYELKQRHLTLTPREQEVLELTIKGLMNKQIAAELGVSEITVKVHRRRVMDKMQVRSLADLVRHAERLNLSKSKAS from the coding sequence ATGGAACATGTCGTTTATGTCGTCGATGATGACCATTCGGTCAGGCAATCTATTGTCAGGCTGTTACACTCTGCCGGCTACAGTGCCGTTGATTTTGACTGCGCAGAGGCCTTTCTTTCACACGCCTTTCCCGCCATACCCGGCTGTATCATTCTTGATATGCGCATGCCGAGCGGAGATGGTTTTGCGGTAACCGATGCGCTGAAAGCGAACGGCCGGGAAATGCCGGTGATCTTCCTTACCGGCTACGGCACCATTCCGCTGTCGGTGCAGGCGATGAAAGCCGGTGCGCATGAGTTTTTGACCAAACCCGTCGCTTCCGACGATCTGCTGAAGGCGGTAGAGGAAGCCCTCAGTCTGGCAACGGAGAATTCAGATCAGCTGCGTGAGCATTACGAACTGAAACAGCGGCACCTCACGCTGACGCCGCGCGAACAGGAAGTGCTGGAGCTGACGATTAAGGGCTTGATGAATAAACAGATTGCCGCAGAACTGGGCGTCAGTGAAATTACGGTCAAGGTACATCGTCGCCGGGTGATGGATAAAATGCAGGTGCGTTCTCTTGCGGATTTGGTGCGTCATGCCGAGCGCTTGAATCTCAGCAAGTCCAAAGCATCCTGA
- a CDS encoding alpha/beta fold hydrolase, whose product MSTIKTNDGTQIYYKDWGKGKPVLFSHGWPLDADMWDSQLNFLAERGYRAIAFDRRGFGRSDQPWTGYDYDTFASDINELITQIDLQDVTLVGFSMGGGDVARYIGRYGSARVAGLVLLGAVTPMFGKSETHPQGVDLSVFEGIRNGLRKDRAQFISDFNVPFYGINAGQTISEGVLTQTLNIALLASLKGTIECVTAFSETDFRDDMLKIDVPTLVIHGSNDQIVPIDVTGKVAAETIPGAELKVYDNAPHGFAVTHQDRLNDDLLAFLQAR is encoded by the coding sequence ATGAGCACGATTAAAACGAACGACGGTACGCAGATTTACTACAAAGACTGGGGGAAGGGGAAGCCGGTGCTGTTCAGCCACGGCTGGCCGCTGGACGCGGATATGTGGGACAGCCAGCTAAACTTTCTGGCTGAACGCGGTTACCGTGCCATTGCGTTCGACCGTCGCGGTTTTGGCCGTTCAGATCAGCCCTGGACCGGCTATGACTACGACACTTTCGCATCGGATATCAATGAACTGATCACGCAGATTGATCTGCAGGACGTCACGCTGGTGGGCTTTTCTATGGGCGGCGGCGACGTGGCCCGCTACATCGGCCGCTACGGCAGCGCGCGCGTGGCAGGTCTGGTGCTGTTAGGCGCGGTTACGCCGATGTTTGGCAAAAGCGAAACGCATCCGCAAGGCGTGGACCTGTCCGTTTTCGAAGGGATCAGAAATGGGTTACGTAAAGACCGTGCTCAGTTCATCAGCGATTTCAACGTGCCCTTTTACGGCATCAATGCCGGCCAGACGATCTCTGAAGGCGTATTGACCCAGACCCTGAACATTGCTCTGCTGGCATCGTTGAAGGGGACCATCGAGTGCGTGACCGCGTTCTCGGAAACCGACTTCCGTGACGATATGCTGAAGATTGATGTGCCTACGCTGGTGATCCACGGCAGCAACGATCAAATCGTTCCGATTGACGTCACCGGTAAAGTGGCCGCTGAAACGATCCCCGGCGCCGAACTGAAGGTGTATGACAATGCGCCTCACGGCTTCGCCGTAACGCATCAGGACCGGTTAAACGACGATCTCCTGGCGTTTTTACAGGCTCGCTAA
- a CDS encoding amidohydrolase: MVSLGKADLILVNGQFHTVDRENPLAEAVAIREGKFLEVGTVAEVMQHHCEGTKVVDLKGHTAVPGLNDSHLHLIRGGLNYNLELRWEGVPSLADALRMLKDQALRTPSPQWVRVVGGWTEFQFAERRMPTLDEINEAAPDTPVFILHLYDRALLNRAALRVVGYTKDTPNPPGGEIQRDSNGNPTGMLIARPNAMILYATLAKGPKLPLEQQVNSTRQFMRELNRLGLTSAIDAGGGFQNYPEDYQVIAELHEKKQMTLRIAYNLFTQRPGHELEDFEKWTDMLTPGQGSDFFRHNGAGEMLVFSAADFEDFLEPRPDLAPGMEDELERVVRHLVEHRWPFRLHATYNESISRMLDVFEKVNREIPFNGLHWFFDHAETVTQKNIDRIKELGGGIAVQHRMAFQGEYFAERYGIEATRHTPPVARMLETGVPVGLGTDATRVASYNPWTALYWLVSGRTVGGMQMYDANARLDRDTALMLWTQGSAWFSSEQGKKGQIKAGQLADMAVLSKDYFCVPEEEIKGIESVLTVVGGDIVYAAGTFGPLAPPSIPVLPDWSPVVKVPGHYRSAPPVANARVGMMPQAHHCSGPCGVHTHNHDIARGSSVPVADDNAFWGTLGCSCFAF; encoded by the coding sequence ATGGTTTCGCTGGGCAAAGCTGATTTGATACTGGTTAACGGGCAGTTTCATACTGTCGATCGCGAAAACCCGCTGGCGGAAGCCGTGGCGATCCGCGAGGGCAAATTCCTTGAGGTCGGTACCGTCGCCGAAGTGATGCAGCACCACTGCGAAGGCACGAAAGTGGTGGATCTGAAGGGGCACACTGCGGTGCCGGGGCTTAATGATTCACACCTTCACCTGATCCGCGGCGGCCTGAACTACAACCTGGAATTGCGCTGGGAAGGCGTACCGTCGCTGGCGGATGCCTTGCGCATGTTGAAAGATCAGGCGTTGCGCACGCCATCGCCACAATGGGTGCGCGTGGTGGGTGGCTGGACGGAGTTCCAGTTTGCCGAACGCCGCATGCCAACGCTGGATGAGATCAACGAAGCCGCGCCGGACACGCCGGTGTTTATTCTGCATCTTTACGATCGCGCACTGCTCAATCGTGCTGCACTGAGAGTGGTGGGCTATACCAAAGATACGCCAAACCCCCCAGGCGGCGAAATTCAGCGCGACAGCAACGGCAACCCGACCGGCATGCTGATTGCGCGCCCTAACGCCATGATCCTCTACGCCACACTGGCCAAAGGGCCGAAGTTGCCGCTGGAACAGCAGGTGAATTCGACCCGTCAGTTCATGCGCGAACTGAACCGCCTGGGCCTGACCAGCGCCATCGATGCGGGCGGCGGCTTCCAGAACTACCCGGAAGACTACCAGGTGATCGCCGAACTGCACGAGAAGAAGCAGATGACGCTGCGCATCGCTTACAACCTGTTTACCCAGCGGCCGGGGCATGAACTGGAAGATTTCGAAAAATGGACCGACATGCTGACGCCGGGCCAGGGCAGTGACTTCTTCCGCCATAATGGCGCAGGTGAAATGCTGGTGTTTTCCGCCGCGGACTTCGAAGATTTCCTGGAACCGCGCCCGGATCTGGCGCCCGGCATGGAAGACGAGCTGGAGCGTGTCGTACGCCACCTGGTCGAGCATCGCTGGCCGTTCCGTCTGCATGCGACCTACAACGAATCCATCAGCCGCATGCTGGACGTGTTTGAAAAGGTCAACCGCGAGATCCCGTTCAATGGCCTGCATTGGTTCTTTGACCACGCAGAAACCGTGACCCAGAAAAACATCGATCGTATCAAGGAGCTTGGCGGCGGCATTGCCGTGCAACACCGCATGGCCTTCCAGGGCGAATACTTCGCCGAGCGCTACGGCATTGAAGCGACCCGCCACACGCCGCCGGTGGCCCGCATGTTGGAAACCGGCGTGCCGGTGGGGTTGGGGACGGACGCGACCCGCGTGGCCAGCTACAACCCGTGGACGGCGCTTTACTGGCTGGTTTCCGGCCGCACCGTGGGCGGCATGCAGATGTATGACGCCAATGCGCGTCTGGATCGCGACACCGCGCTGATGCTGTGGACGCAGGGCAGCGCCTGGTTCTCCAGCGAGCAGGGCAAAAAAGGGCAGATCAAAGCGGGCCAACTGGCGGACATGGCCGTGCTCAGCAAGGACTACTTCTGCGTGCCTGAAGAGGAGATCAAGGGCATCGAATCCGTGTTGACGGTGGTCGGTGGCGACATCGTTTATGCCGCCGGCACGTTCGGGCCGTTGGCGCCGCCGTCCATTCCGGTGTTGCCGGATTGGTCGCCGGTGGTGAAGGTGCCGGGTCACTACCGCAGCGCACCGCCGGTAGCGAATGCGCGCGTGGGCATGATGCCACAGGCGCATCACTGCAGCGGCCCTTGTGGGGTGCATACCCACAATCATGATATTGCCCGCGGCTCCAGCGTACCCGTTGCAGATGACAATGCATTCTGGGGCACGCTCGGTTGCAGCTGCTTTGCGTTTTGA
- a CDS encoding DoxX family protein: MKTSSAFFIAPRIDLGLFFLRLTGSLLLLHVHGLPKVFNFSEELTRIEDPFGFGPYMSLLPAILAEVVCPVFIILGFGTRIACLPIIGVLLVAMLFVHPGWSIAEGQFGWLLLIIFTTLAITGPGKWRIGANGPLERHYDAD, encoded by the coding sequence ATGAAAACGTCATCTGCATTTTTCATCGCGCCCCGGATCGATCTGGGGCTGTTCTTCCTGCGCCTGACCGGCAGCCTGCTTTTGCTGCACGTACACGGTTTGCCGAAGGTGTTTAATTTCAGCGAAGAACTGACACGCATCGAAGATCCTTTTGGCTTCGGACCTTACATGAGCCTGTTGCCCGCCATTCTGGCGGAAGTGGTCTGCCCGGTGTTCATTATTCTGGGGTTCGGTACGCGTATCGCCTGCCTGCCCATTATCGGCGTGCTGCTGGTGGCGATGCTGTTCGTGCACCCAGGTTGGTCTATCGCCGAAGGGCAGTTCGGCTGGCTGTTGCTGATCATCTTTACCACGCTGGCGATAACCGGGCCGGGTAAATGGCGTATCGGCGCAAACGGGCCGCTGGAGAGGCATTATGACGCAGATTAA
- a CDS encoding MFS transporter, translating to MTQINDIHSVTAEALKEVPAVSASPWQPLRQRVFRMLWIATVVSNIGSWMNDIGVNWTMLTLSADPLSVAMVQVASSLPMFLFALPSGVMADIVDRRKYLLFSQVWVFIAAAGLTLLSVTGHVTPGVLLVAAFLLSTGAAMSSPPFQAIVPDLVSKNEMGPAIALNSLGINISRAIGPALGGLILSFAGPWMVFLLNAISVLGVAWVLYRWKAEPSVQRLPPEHFFSAVRAGFRYVHAAPVLRNVLVRTVAFFTFGSAGWALLPLVARRELGLGPGGYGVMLAFIGVGAIFGAVLLPRLRKSFNPDRLMVLASLMFAATMLALAFVRNVWLLNAFEFFTGFSWIAVLSTLNLGAQRSAAKWVKARALAVYLTVFFGSMTAGSAIWGQLASHFSIPVSLCVAALGMVLASTTVYRWRLDQDPDLNLDASTEHSATPELDVRHDRGPVMVSYEYLVTAEDARAFTICMQDMRRVRRRGGAINWSVYEDILQPGVFVETFVVGSWMEYLRQQERYTINDQKIQNRICAFHQGETLPLIRYLVAPV from the coding sequence ATGACGCAGATTAACGATATCCACAGCGTTACGGCTGAAGCGCTCAAAGAGGTGCCGGCGGTGAGCGCATCGCCGTGGCAACCGCTGCGTCAACGCGTGTTCCGCATGCTGTGGATAGCCACCGTCGTCTCTAATATCGGTTCATGGATGAACGATATTGGGGTGAACTGGACCATGCTGACGCTCAGCGCCGATCCGCTGTCCGTCGCCATGGTCCAGGTGGCCAGCAGCTTGCCGATGTTTCTGTTTGCGCTGCCTTCCGGGGTGATGGCGGATATTGTCGATCGCCGTAAATATCTGCTGTTTTCGCAGGTCTGGGTGTTTATCGCCGCGGCCGGGCTGACTCTCTTGTCGGTGACGGGCCACGTCACCCCTGGGGTGTTGCTGGTTGCGGCATTCCTGCTGAGCACCGGTGCGGCCATGAGTTCGCCGCCGTTTCAGGCCATCGTACCTGATTTGGTCAGCAAAAATGAGATGGGGCCGGCCATTGCGCTCAATTCATTGGGCATCAACATCAGCCGCGCCATCGGCCCGGCGTTGGGGGGGCTGATTCTTTCCTTCGCCGGCCCCTGGATGGTGTTTTTGCTCAACGCCATCTCGGTGCTGGGCGTAGCCTGGGTGCTCTACCGCTGGAAGGCGGAACCGAGCGTTCAGCGCCTGCCGCCCGAGCACTTTTTCTCCGCCGTTCGCGCCGGGTTTCGCTATGTACATGCCGCGCCGGTTTTGCGCAACGTGCTGGTCCGTACGGTGGCCTTTTTCACGTTCGGCAGTGCGGGCTGGGCTTTGCTGCCGCTGGTCGCACGGCGTGAACTTGGGCTTGGCCCGGGCGGTTACGGGGTCATGCTGGCCTTTATCGGCGTAGGGGCGATCTTCGGTGCGGTGTTACTGCCTCGCTTGCGTAAGTCCTTCAACCCGGATCGGCTGATGGTGCTGGCAAGCCTGATGTTTGCCGCCACGATGCTGGCGTTGGCGTTTGTCCGTAACGTCTGGTTGCTCAACGCGTTTGAATTTTTCACCGGCTTTTCCTGGATAGCGGTGTTGTCTACGCTGAACCTCGGCGCACAGCGCAGCGCGGCGAAATGGGTGAAAGCACGCGCGTTGGCGGTGTATCTGACCGTTTTCTTCGGCTCCATGACCGCCGGCAGCGCCATTTGGGGGCAATTGGCCTCGCACTTTAGCATTCCCGTTTCGCTGTGCGTGGCCGCGTTGGGCATGGTGTTGGCCAGCACCACGGTTTACCGCTGGCGTTTGGACCAGGATCCCGACCTGAACCTGGACGCCAGTACGGAACATAGCGCCACGCCTGAGTTGGATGTGCGTCATGACCGTGGGCCGGTGATGGTGAGCTATGAATATTTGGTTACGGCAGAGGATGCGCGCGCCTTCACGATATGCATGCAGGATATGCGGCGCGTCAGGCGGCGCGGCGGCGCCATCAACTGGTCCGTGTATGAGGACATCCTTCAGCCCGGCGTTTTTGTCGAGACGTTTGTGGTCGGTTCCTGGATGGAATACCTGCGCCAGCAGGAGCGTTACACCATTAATGACCAGAAAATACAAAACCGTATTTGTGCGTTTCATCAGGGCGAAACATTGCCGCTGATCCGTTACCTGGTGGCGCCGGTTTGA
- a CDS encoding HdeD family acid-resistance protein — protein MVQLVMILLGVDYLRNRWRGLMIAGGLGVLAGLIVFIDALDNALYFPLDPFAFLLLVEGLATLMVAHTGIGGQRTLRYVKGGAFSLAALLILSGHHHGHFILSMIFGILFLADGLLQIVSAGVVRYKNWRFVVAGGVIEVMLAIFFFQPYPTHYVGTVPYCLGLGLIFGGWNMVMLAMRVKKLEVNPAVLGNTAAEEASSAETTPLVTEWDGPPAADEPALTIHVWTPVGSSKSAVVPHPVINRYIAAVDKNGVISTGHAALESPEGVYISLYPAVDIDRSPDQFTRLLRATADNNVEGQFQPDYATESGKWCPSTVRVRIRNYDAERLKRFWEVYQADNTYNLTHRNCSSSVARGLEAALEGVVGKIWGQRGHWWALSKILTTPELWVAVQIRKRAKTMAWTPGLTLDYARALSMLADPRPAGWITTIRRALKKMFSLRKQWRDEKAQGTVTSTASSEPSNDKGK, from the coding sequence ATGGTGCAGTTGGTCATGATTTTACTGGGGGTGGATTATTTGCGTAACCGCTGGCGAGGGTTGATGATTGCCGGTGGGTTAGGTGTGTTGGCCGGCTTAATCGTCTTCATCGATGCGTTGGATAACGCGCTTTATTTCCCCTTGGATCCTTTTGCTTTTCTCTTGTTGGTCGAAGGCCTGGCAACGTTGATGGTCGCGCATACCGGCATCGGTGGGCAACGTACCTTGCGTTACGTAAAAGGAGGGGCATTTTCACTGGCCGCGTTATTGATCTTGAGCGGGCATCATCATGGTCATTTCATTTTATCGATGATTTTTGGCATTTTGTTTTTGGCCGACGGGTTATTGCAAATCGTCTCGGCCGGCGTGGTACGCTATAAAAACTGGAGGTTTGTGGTCGCCGGCGGTGTAATAGAAGTCATGTTAGCCATTTTCTTCTTTCAACCCTATCCGACTCATTATGTCGGCACTGTACCTTATTGTTTAGGTCTGGGATTGATATTTGGCGGGTGGAATATGGTGATGCTGGCGATGCGCGTCAAAAAACTGGAGGTCAATCCCGCGGTTTTGGGCAATACGGCGGCGGAGGAAGCCAGCAGCGCAGAAACGACGCCGTTGGTCACTGAATGGGACGGCCCCCCGGCTGCGGATGAACCTGCACTGACCATACATGTCTGGACCCCCGTGGGATCCTCGAAGAGCGCAGTCGTGCCTCATCCTGTCATTAATCGTTATATTGCTGCGGTGGATAAAAATGGGGTGATTTCCACCGGCCATGCTGCGCTGGAATCTCCGGAGGGCGTCTATATCAGCCTGTATCCGGCAGTCGATATTGATCGGTCGCCCGATCAATTTACCCGCTTGCTGCGGGCAACGGCAGACAATAATGTCGAAGGGCAATTTCAACCGGATTATGCGACTGAATCCGGTAAATGGTGCCCGTCAACCGTACGGGTGCGGATCAGGAACTACGATGCCGAACGTTTGAAGCGATTCTGGGAGGTTTACCAGGCAGACAACACCTATAACCTTACGCATCGTAACTGCTCAAGCAGTGTGGCGCGAGGGCTGGAGGCGGCACTGGAAGGCGTGGTGGGCAAGATATGGGGGCAGCGTGGGCATTGGTGGGCGTTAAGTAAAATTCTCACGACGCCGGAGTTATGGGTGGCGGTGCAAATACGCAAACGCGCAAAAACGATGGCCTGGACACCAGGGCTGACGCTCGACTACGCACGTGCATTAAGCATGCTGGCGGATCCCCGGCCAGCCGGCTGGATAACCACCATTCGCCGTGCCCTAAAGAAAATGTTTTCTTTGCGCAAGCAATGGCGCGATGAAAAAGCGCAGGGTACGGTAACGTCAACCGCCAGCAGCGAACCCTCAAATGACAAAGGCAAGTAG
- a CDS encoding glycoside-pentoside-hexuronide (GPH):cation symporter — MSATAIEKQSAYEKLSLKEKVGYGMGDAGSCMIWSVLALYLTWFYTDVYGLDPGIVGTLFLVIRIFDAFSDPVMGAICDRTKSRWGKFRPWLLWMALPFGLGAVVMFTTPDLSMNGKIIYAWVTYLVMSLIYTAINIPYCSVAGVITLNQKERMGCLSWRFFLNGLATLIVSSSILPLTDWLGNGDRASGFQMTMMVMGGAATLMFLFCFSSIKERVVSIKANDSLMRDLKDIAKNDQWLLMISITFLNVFPAFIRGAVTIYYATYVMQASVGFITFFMALGVASNMLGSVIAKPLTDRFDKIKLFRIINIILGILSFALWFVDPKSLTPLLTLFIVINILHLIQSGPILWAMMSDVDDYGDWKFGKRLTGISFAGNLFMLKMGLAVAGAIVAWILSFTGYIANKPAQNTETIQGIIMMFSLLPMVSYFISAFMVRYFKLNNALLEKIKVDLAKRELESGRGLSPEYKDVPVL; from the coding sequence ATGTCTGCTACCGCAATAGAAAAGCAAAGCGCTTACGAAAAGCTGAGCCTGAAAGAAAAGGTGGGGTACGGCATGGGGGATGCCGGATCCTGCATGATTTGGAGCGTGTTGGCGCTGTACCTGACATGGTTTTATACCGATGTGTATGGCCTGGATCCCGGGATTGTGGGCACATTATTTCTGGTTATCCGCATTTTTGACGCCTTTAGCGATCCGGTCATGGGCGCTATTTGCGATCGCACCAAAAGCCGCTGGGGTAAGTTTCGGCCCTGGCTGTTGTGGATGGCGCTGCCGTTTGGTCTGGGGGCGGTTGTGATGTTCACCACACCGGACCTGAGCATGAACGGGAAAATCATTTATGCATGGGTAACCTATCTGGTGATGTCGCTGATCTATACGGCGATCAATATTCCCTATTGCTCGGTAGCGGGCGTCATTACCTTGAACCAGAAAGAACGCATGGGTTGTCTGTCATGGCGTTTCTTCCTGAATGGCCTGGCGACGCTTATCGTCTCTTCTTCCATCCTGCCCCTGACCGACTGGCTGGGTAATGGCGACCGGGCTTCCGGTTTCCAGATGACGATGATGGTCATGGGCGGCGCCGCGACCTTAATGTTCCTGTTCTGTTTTTCCAGTATCAAGGAACGTGTCGTTTCGATTAAAGCCAACGACAGCTTAATGCGGGATCTGAAAGACATCGCCAAAAATGACCAATGGCTACTGATGATTTCGATTACCTTCCTGAACGTCTTTCCGGCCTTTATTCGCGGAGCTGTCACTATCTATTACGCCACCTACGTCATGCAGGCCTCCGTAGGATTTATCACCTTTTTTATGGCGCTCGGCGTCGCCAGCAATATGCTGGGCAGCGTGATTGCCAAGCCGCTCACCGATCGCTTCGATAAAATAAAATTGTTCCGCATTATCAACATCATTCTCGGCATCCTGTCCTTTGCGTTGTGGTTTGTCGACCCGAAATCGCTGACACCGCTGTTAACGCTGTTTATCGTCATCAATATTCTGCATTTAATCCAGTCGGGCCCCATTCTGTGGGCAATGATGTCCGACGTCGACGACTACGGCGACTGGAAATTCGGCAAACGCCTGACCGGTATCTCCTTCGCAGGCAACCTGTTTATGCTGAAAATGGGGCTGGCGGTGGCCGGCGCGATCGTGGCCTGGATACTGTCGTTTACCGGGTATATTGCCAATAAGCCGGCACAAAATACGGAGACGATTCAGGGCATTATCATGATGTTCTCGTTACTGCCCATGGTGAGCTATTTCATCAGTGCGTTTATGGTGCGCTACTTCAAGCTGAATAATGCACTCCTCGAAAAAATCAAAGTCGATCTTGCAAAGCGTGAGCTGGAGAGCGGTCGGGGCTTATCACCGGAATATAAAGACGTTCCTGTCCTTTAA
- a CDS encoding LacI family DNA-binding transcriptional regulator yields MASIKDVAKKAGVSTATVSRVLNNHPSVVAETRKAVRDAMDYLCYVPSKSAFQLSGKCSGLIGVVLPNLVNPHFCELLATFEEEARYIGKSVIVKTHQNQPQQDKHIIHTLVGMGIDSLLWVPTEAEAELSEWLTITNIPVAVVTQVSRFFNSVSINQGKGAESIAEHFMQTGHTSFGFVAQEGVDNRKVSSYSKKISSHGLALAKENQFWITKGVGEKISGHINMLDVIIEKLTKQHKTCSCLLVYNDVAASYIIDGLKEKGVAVPQNISIASFDNTLLAQTKKITSIAQPISEIAHLAFQMVKNQVRQESIEMHEIVSRLIIRESSVNIHITTL; encoded by the coding sequence ATGGCATCCATTAAAGACGTAGCAAAAAAAGCCGGGGTCTCTACCGCCACCGTATCGCGAGTTTTAAATAACCACCCCAGCGTCGTTGCGGAAACGCGCAAGGCGGTGCGTGATGCGATGGATTATCTTTGTTATGTGCCGAGCAAGAGCGCTTTCCAACTTAGCGGCAAATGTTCCGGGTTGATTGGCGTGGTATTGCCGAACCTGGTTAATCCTCACTTCTGTGAGCTGCTGGCGACATTTGAAGAAGAGGCCAGATACATTGGTAAATCGGTTATCGTTAAAACACATCAGAATCAACCGCAGCAGGATAAACACATTATCCATACCCTGGTCGGCATGGGGATCGACAGCCTGCTGTGGGTACCGACAGAAGCGGAGGCTGAACTTTCCGAGTGGTTAACGATCACCAACATTCCGGTGGCAGTCGTAACGCAGGTTTCCCGTTTTTTTAACTCCGTATCCATTAACCAGGGTAAAGGTGCGGAAAGCATTGCGGAACATTTCATGCAAACGGGGCATACCTCATTTGGTTTTGTTGCTCAGGAAGGTGTCGATAATAGAAAGGTGTCCTCCTACAGTAAAAAAATCAGCAGCCATGGTCTGGCTCTCGCCAAAGAGAACCAGTTCTGGATAACCAAAGGCGTGGGAGAAAAAATATCAGGCCATATAAATATGCTTGATGTCATCATCGAAAAATTAACGAAGCAGCATAAAACCTGTTCTTGCCTGTTAGTCTATAACGATGTCGCCGCCAGTTATATTATTGATGGGTTAAAAGAAAAAGGCGTTGCGGTACCTCAGAATATTTCCATCGCCAGTTTCGACAACACCTTATTGGCGCAAACAAAAAAGATCACCAGCATCGCGCAACCGATAAGCGAAATTGCTCACCTGGCCTTTCAGATGGTGAAAAATCAAGTTCGGCAGGAAAGTATCGAAATGCATGAAATTGTCTCCCGGTTAATTATACGCGAGAGCAGCGTTAATATTCACATCACGACCCTGTAA
- a CDS encoding Lnb N-terminal periplasmic domain-containing protein, with the protein MAMFSWLTSPTASNEQDWILEYARLPQVEWRERGKIVLRNIRNFRYQPTRDDYVPDWYDADIAIGQLKTVDVVSSYWSGKAIAHLFLSFGFDDGRHLAVSIETRRSRDQRYSTWRGFFKHYMLTYVLADERDLIGVRTDVRKERVYLYPLQISPDTAQALFLGYLQRIDQLNRQPEFYHTLFNNCTSNILHHATAVSADIRYNWKVLVSGYADQYIYELGLLDNSLPFERLKKRCLIDRPDNAVINEDFSRLIREEIKRKS; encoded by the coding sequence ATGGCCATGTTTTCGTGGTTGACCTCACCAACGGCAAGCAACGAACAAGACTGGATATTGGAATACGCCAGGCTACCGCAGGTGGAATGGAGAGAGCGGGGAAAAATAGTACTGCGCAATATTCGCAACTTCAGATATCAACCTACCCGCGACGACTATGTGCCCGATTGGTACGATGCAGATATTGCTATTGGCCAGTTAAAAACGGTAGATGTGGTCTCCTCCTATTGGTCGGGCAAGGCTATTGCGCATTTGTTTTTGAGCTTCGGTTTCGACGATGGCCGCCATTTGGCGGTCTCGATAGAAACTCGGCGTAGCCGCGACCAGCGATATTCGACCTGGCGCGGCTTTTTTAAACATTACATGTTGACCTATGTGCTTGCCGATGAACGGGACTTGATTGGCGTCAGAACCGATGTCCGCAAAGAGCGGGTTTATCTTTATCCCCTTCAGATTTCGCCGGACACGGCCCAGGCTCTTTTTCTGGGCTATCTGCAACGCATCGATCAATTGAACCGCCAACCCGAGTTTTATCACACACTGTTTAATAACTGCACGAGCAATATTTTGCATCATGCTACTGCGGTTTCTGCCGACATTCGTTATAACTGGAAAGTATTGGTCAGCGGCTATGCCGATCAATATATCTATGAGCTTGGCTTATTGGATAATAGCCTGCCTTTCGAACGGTTGAAAAAACGATGCCTCATCGACAGGCCGGACAATGCCGTGATCAATGAGGATTTTTCGCGTTTGATTCGAGAGGAGATTAAGAGGAAAAGTTGA